A section of the Triticum dicoccoides isolate Atlit2015 ecotype Zavitan chromosome 7A, WEW_v2.0, whole genome shotgun sequence genome encodes:
- the LOC119333156 gene encoding F-box protein At5g07610-like → MRKKRFAADFCRAGQCSYRTAEVQAGIWTHRYPPPLSSACTAQIKAQPSIPLKKKPSTPQHTPHSLPPSSSSTPVVSKKKVPRHTSPHLAAAYPNPRRRGREHLKRAPSPSLASRPVDRLLSPRQWADDSKDISRLLNPADKLTEDLLIEILSRVPYKSLCRFKCVSKRWRGIISHPDHRKALPQHHLHDLAGFLYSSRSPDYLLIRNFTHVSTGGRPPIAIDPSLAFLPDCDRFHLLDSCNGLLLCSRFETADSQAFDYVVCNPATEKWVALPLPGFFSKIQTARLGFDPAVSSHFHVFQFLKDGDGHVKGVEIYSSKTGVWSHKDSGWGFPARLTSLSAFGNGFLYFVAIWSAVVAVDVEGTAWRVIPMPCNPFGPEIDLAVGFTDPSQGRLYLANIDHHDGHRLLIWVLEDYGSEVWVLKHSISPFDLLGEKYVHRGIRFHIVAHHPRRNMIFFVYGHDKELVSYEMDSGKVQFIGALGNGSMGPYLPYVPLYSEELADWN, encoded by the exons ATGCGAAAAAAACGTTTTGCGGCCGACTTTTGCAGGGCGGG GCAATGCTCTTATAGAACAGCTGAAGTGCAGGCTGGAATCTGGACACACCGCTATCCTCCTCCGCTATCCTCTGCCTGTACAGCCCAGATAAAAGCCCAGCCCAGCATACCCCTCAAAAAAAAGCCCAGCACGCCACAGCATACTCCTCATTCACTTCCCCCGTCTTCCAGTTCCACGCcagttgtctcaaaaaaaaaagttcCACGCCACACCTCACCTCACCTCGCCGCCGCGTACCCAAACCCTCGCCGGCGGGGACGGGAGCACCTCAAACGGGCTCCCTCGCCGTCACTCGCTTCTCGCCCG GTTGACCGCCTTCTCTCCCCACGGCAATGGGCGGACGACTCCAAGGACATCAGCAGGCTTCTGAATCCAGCGGACAAGCTCACCGAAGACCTCCTCATCGAGATCCTGTCGCGCGTGCCGTACAAGTCGCTGTGCCGGTTCAAGTGCGTCTCCAAGCGGTGGCGCGGCATCATCTCCCACCCCGACCACCGCAAGGCGCTGCCGCAGCACCATCTCCATGACCTCGCCGGATTCCTCTACTCGAGTCGCAGCCCTGACTATTTATTGATTCGCAATTTCACCCATGTCTCCACGGGAGGCCGCCCTCCTATCGCTATCGACCCTTCGCTCGCCTTCCTGCCCGACTGTGACAGGTTCCACCTTCTGGACAGCTGCAACGGCCTACTCCTCTGCAGCCGCTTCGAGACCGCTGATTCGCAGGCATTTGATTACGTCGTGTGCAATCCTGCCACGGAGAAATGGGTTGCCTTGCCATTGCCGGGCTTCTTCAGCAAGATACAGACAGCTCGCCTGGGGTTCGACCCGGCCGTCTCCTCGCACTTCCATGTGTTCCAGTTCCTGAAGGACGGGGATGGCCACGTCAAAGGGGTTGAGATCTACTCGTCCAAAACCGGCGTCTGGAGTCACAAGGACAGCGGTTGGGGCTTCCCGGCTAGATTAACGAGTTTAAGTGCCTTTGGCAATGGTTTTCTTTATTTTGTTGCCATCTGGTCTGCGGTGGTGGCAGTGGATGTGGAGGGAACTGCTTGGAGGGTTATTCCTATGCCATGCAATCCGTTTGGCCCTGAAATAGATCTTGCTGTCGGGTTCACTGATCCGTCTCAAGGGCGTTTGTATTTAGCAAATATTGATCATCATGATGGTCACAGACTATTGATCTGGGTTCTTGAGGACTACGGCAGTGAAGTGTGGGTCTTGAAGCACAGCATTAGTCCTTTTGATCTACTTGGAGAGAAGTATGTACATCGGGGAATCAGGTTTCACATTGTCGCCCACCACCCGCGACGAAACATGATTTTCTTTGTTTATGGACATGACAAAGAACTCGTGTCTTATGAAATGGATAGTGGAAAAGTGCAGTTCATCGGCGCTCTTGGAAATGGTTCCATGGGACCCTACCTTCCTTATGTTCCCTTGTACTCGGAGGAATTGGCAGATTGGAACTGA